From Candidatus Bathyarchaeota archaeon, the proteins below share one genomic window:
- a CDS encoding HAD family hydrolase, with product MIDTILLDCWGTIIQAPHLMKQGIVTTHFHKILADQGHKVEYNAFRAAYKRSAKAQNILANNTWEEFDHEKRLLETLKGINFKEAKLSNIVKELWKEYLTLWPIHSKPYKETMPLLNMLKESYKIGLVTNFVDGPTARKVFDRYQFERIFDVIVISGEVGYRKPKRLLFDLALSKLHSTVEKSIMVGDTVIADVIGPKEIGMNAILLDEDGSKVKSHYLADTVISNIWELPNALKHIYQ from the coding sequence TTGATTGATACAATATTATTAGATTGTTGGGGAACAATCATCCAGGCACCCCATTTAATGAAACAAGGAATAGTCACAACACATTTCCATAAAATATTAGCCGATCAAGGACACAAAGTTGAATATAATGCATTTAGGGCCGCATACAAAAGATCTGCAAAAGCACAAAATATTCTGGCAAACAATACATGGGAAGAGTTCGATCACGAAAAACGATTACTTGAGACTCTTAAGGGAATAAACTTTAAAGAAGCAAAACTGTCAAACATCGTGAAAGAACTTTGGAAAGAATATCTTACACTATGGCCGATCCATTCAAAACCCTATAAAGAAACAATGCCTCTTCTCAATATGCTTAAAGAAAGTTACAAAATTGGGCTTGTTACTAACTTTGTTGACGGGCCAACAGCGCGAAAAGTATTTGATAGGTATCAATTCGAAAGAATTTTTGATGTTATAGTAATTTCCGGGGAAGTTGGATACAGGAAGCCAAAACGACTTTTATTCGACCTTGCACTTTCCAAGCTACATTCGACCGTGGAAAAATCAATAATGGTAGGAGACACGGTAATAGCAGATGTGATTGGACCAAAGGAGATAGGAATGAATGCGATTCTACTTGATGAGGATGGCTCCAAGGTGAAAAGCCATTATTTAGCGGATACCGTAATTTCAAATATTTGGGAATTACCGAACGCACTCAAGCACATTTATCAGTGA
- a CDS encoding indolepyruvate oxidoreductase subunit beta has translation MGVFRLVIAGVGGQGTLLASRLIAQSAIDAGLPVKIGETYGMAQRGGPVMGHIQIGEGAESSQIRPGEADVLLGFEIGEAVRQGVQYLKDGGLALVNLRKFPPVEVISGMMEYPSEDSLLSLLKEVTSDIITFDATAIAEKAGDAISTNMVMLGATVESGKLPFDKEIVIAAMRNSIRATYLETNLSAFKMGQAAYMNYSK, from the coding sequence ATGGGCGTCTTCAGATTGGTAATAGCCGGTGTCGGAGGTCAGGGTACTCTTTTGGCGTCCAGGCTCATCGCCCAATCCGCCATCGATGCCGGGCTCCCTGTCAAGATAGGGGAGACATATGGAATGGCACAGAGAGGAGGACCGGTTATGGGTCACATTCAAATAGGAGAGGGTGCCGAAAGCTCTCAGATTAGACCTGGAGAGGCAGATGTCCTCCTAGGCTTTGAGATAGGTGAAGCAGTCAGGCAGGGGGTCCAATACTTGAAGGATGGAGGGCTAGCTCTGGTAAACCTTCGAAAGTTCCCCCCAGTGGAAGTAATCTCAGGGATGATGGAGTACCCCTCTGAGGATTCGTTATTATCCCTCCTAAAGGAGGTAACATCGGACATCATAACGTTTGATGCTACAGCCATAGCAGAGAAAGCTGGCGATGCCATCTCTACAAATATGGTGATGTTGGGGGCTACTGTTGAAAGTGGAAAGCTGCCCTTTGATAAGGAAATCGTGATCGCTGCGATGCGAAATAGTATCAGGGCTACATATCTTGAGACCAATCTAAGTGCTTTCAAGATGGGTCAAGCAGCTTACATGAATTATTCAAAGTAG
- the iorA gene encoding indolepyruvate ferredoxin oxidoreductase subunit alpha: MSTHPVVIDEPGKTVLLMGNEAIARGAIEAGATMATAYPGTPSSEIGNTLSRVSTAAGLYFEWSVNEKIAFEVAYGASLCGQRCLVSMKHVGLNVALDVLNPVSLRGVNGGFVFVSTDDPSQHSSRTEQDNRWLAKQNCVPVLEPSSPQEAKDFTRYAFDLSERVKLPVMIRTVTRLSHMRSDVNLGSIERLGRTPEFDWEGFSYRVAGFEKLFRRHAERQDKLDSVQEEFDEVDFNQLKLNGGEKIGVIGVGFAFKYVLDSIRNLGVDSDIAYLKLATPHPLPRRKLASLLNGVKTVLVVEEVDPFVEMHVKSLAKDMALDTTILGRETGNLPRGGELSPSILDSALGGLLGISVDEIDRSGVMKKTGELLFDRMLTLCSGCPHRASIHALKKAVKKVKGDLKDVVVNGDIGCYGLSHAPPMSFEDTYFCMGASIGVSQGMEKVGIDTIAWIGDGTFFHSGIPSLVNAVANGSSIKIVVADNGTVAMTGFQPTPQSGNTAMGKPVKKIPIENIARSLGVDFLEIVDPYDLEAAQGTFERMLEAEGVAMVIARRACSMEEVRAMRPEKPVPYYVDEDLCTGCTICTSQFGCPALGWKPENKKAWVDSSICTGCDVCAQICPFDAILPEGS; the protein is encoded by the coding sequence ATGTCCACTCATCCCGTAGTAATCGATGAACCAGGAAAGACTGTCCTCCTCATGGGGAATGAAGCAATTGCAAGAGGAGCAATAGAAGCAGGTGCTACAATGGCGACAGCATATCCGGGCACCCCCTCCTCAGAGATTGGCAATACTCTGAGTAGGGTATCTACTGCAGCAGGTCTGTATTTTGAGTGGTCTGTTAATGAAAAGATAGCCTTCGAGGTTGCTTATGGGGCATCATTGTGCGGTCAGAGATGCCTAGTCTCTATGAAGCATGTAGGGCTCAACGTTGCACTTGATGTTCTTAATCCCGTTAGCCTAAGAGGTGTAAACGGCGGGTTCGTCTTCGTCTCAACTGATGATCCATCCCAGCATAGTAGCAGGACCGAGCAAGATAACCGCTGGCTAGCTAAGCAGAACTGCGTCCCCGTCTTGGAGCCGTCAAGTCCCCAAGAAGCAAAGGATTTTACACGCTACGCGTTCGATCTTTCGGAAAGGGTAAAACTTCCGGTCATGATTAGGACAGTTACTCGGCTGAGCCATATGAGGAGCGATGTCAACTTGGGCTCCATCGAGAGGCTAGGAAGGACTCCAGAGTTCGACTGGGAAGGATTTAGCTACAGGGTGGCGGGATTTGAGAAGCTGTTTAGGAGACATGCAGAGCGCCAAGATAAGCTGGATAGTGTTCAAGAAGAGTTCGATGAAGTGGATTTCAATCAGTTGAAGTTAAACGGGGGCGAGAAAATAGGGGTTATCGGCGTAGGCTTTGCATTCAAATATGTCCTAGATTCGATCAGAAATCTAGGTGTCGACTCAGATATAGCTTATCTTAAGCTTGCAACCCCGCATCCCCTTCCCCGGAGGAAACTTGCGAGTTTGTTGAATGGTGTGAAGACAGTTCTAGTTGTGGAAGAGGTTGATCCATTTGTAGAGATGCATGTCAAATCTCTCGCAAAAGATATGGCCTTGGACACAACGATACTTGGACGAGAGACAGGAAATCTCCCAAGAGGTGGTGAGTTAAGCCCCTCGATTCTCGATAGTGCACTCGGGGGACTCCTAGGAATCTCTGTGGATGAAATTGATCGGTCCGGAGTTATGAAAAAGACAGGCGAACTTTTATTTGATCGAATGTTGACTCTCTGCTCCGGTTGTCCTCACAGGGCATCGATCCACGCCCTCAAGAAAGCAGTAAAGAAGGTAAAGGGCGATCTTAAGGATGTGGTAGTAAATGGTGATATAGGCTGCTACGGCCTCTCCCATGCACCCCCCATGAGCTTTGAGGACACCTACTTCTGTATGGGGGCAAGTATCGGAGTCTCCCAAGGGATGGAAAAGGTAGGCATCGATACCATAGCTTGGATAGGGGATGGCACTTTCTTTCACTCGGGAATACCTTCCCTCGTAAACGCTGTTGCTAATGGTTCATCTATAAAGATAGTTGTTGCAGATAATGGAACGGTTGCCATGACCGGTTTCCAGCCTACTCCCCAAAGCGGGAATACGGCAATGGGAAAACCTGTTAAGAAAATCCCAATTGAAAATATCGCCAGGAGCCTTGGCGTTGACTTCCTTGAGATAGTAGACCCCTATGACTTGGAGGCAGCTCAAGGGACGTTTGAGAGAATGCTAGAAGCAGAAGGAGTCGCCATGGTGATCGCTAGAAGAGCATGCTCCATGGAGGAGGTAAGGGCAATGAGGCCTGAGAAGCCCGTCCCATACTACGTCGATGAAGACCTATGCACAGGTTGCACAATCTGCACAAGCCAGTTTGGCTGTCCAGCCCTCGGCTGGAAACCGGAGAATAAGAAGGCCTGGGTAGACTCGTCAATCTGTACGGGTTGTGACGTCTGTGCACAGATATGTCCATTCGATGCAATCCTCCCAGAGGGTTCTTAG
- a CDS encoding ECF transporter S component, protein MKTKEGSLRSSSAAIAVTAIFSAMAVAITLTKLTIPFPLLPYLKFDFSEVPVMVTLMLMGPVYGFLSSVIYWLVLWFRAGDPLGPAMKFAAVSSMMVGFWVASMVYRKVSRKNSVASRGVSEKAAKTTMDNSLVTGLLFGSLFRVIVMSVFNYLVLLYIAPYYVDFIAPILASIRFPAETTGDVVIYSLLLTAVYNMIHSAVSIFPAYILTKAALQRVPGIIGGAWIREFLED, encoded by the coding sequence ATGAAAACCAAAGAGGGGAGTCTACGCAGCTCTAGCGCTGCAATTGCTGTGACAGCGATCTTTAGTGCTATGGCTGTGGCGATTACCCTAACTAAACTTACTATACCTTTCCCACTCCTCCCATATCTCAAATTTGATTTTTCAGAGGTCCCTGTTATGGTGACGCTAATGCTCATGGGGCCAGTTTATGGCTTTCTTTCATCCGTGATTTACTGGCTTGTGCTATGGTTTCGGGCTGGTGACCCACTTGGACCAGCGATGAAGTTCGCCGCAGTCTCTTCGATGATGGTTGGGTTCTGGGTAGCTTCTATGGTTTACCGTAAAGTTTCCAGAAAAAATAGTGTTGCCTCAAGAGGGGTCTCCGAAAAGGCTGCCAAAACCACAATGGACAACAGCCTGGTCACAGGACTTCTTTTCGGAAGTCTCTTCCGGGTGATTGTTATGTCTGTCTTTAATTATCTAGTGCTTTTGTATATCGCACCATATTACGTGGATTTCATTGCCCCCATTTTGGCCTCAATAAGGTTCCCTGCCGAGACGACTGGGGACGTCGTTATTTATTCGCTATTGCTCACAGCTGTGTATAATATGATCCACTCGGCCGTATCCATATTCCCTGCGTATATTTTGACGAAGGCAGCTCTCCAAAGGGTTCCAGGCATTATTGGGGGTGCCTGGATTCGCGAGTTTCTTGAAGACTGA
- a CDS encoding glycosyltransferase family 39 protein: MMMLIKRETAVVLTLSVIFLLLASWKLGLNEIPSSGWMASETAQVIVDLRSQMDVHEVIFMVQTDELHLEISSGAPGSWEKSIEASIEGYNQWRRVSVDSLTRFLRINFQRSEGEILEIIITGEDGRIRDPMVRGEDNCSDSFEALTDEQNLVQFPLTYLSESIFDEVYYVRAAVDYLSRRDPYEDTHPPLGKLIIASGISLFGNNPFGWRITGVLFSSAMIPVIYLLGKEISGLWLGGLFSALLFGFDFMRFTMGRMATIDTFLVFFSIASLLFFYRYLKKVLKEGWGASLWPLFAAIILSSLSFATKWTAALGLTAQFFTLGLIRFGFIRHEDGKKHAGEINRNVFLILLGLFATFLLVYSLTYMPYISLGHSWKDVFERQLYMLSYHSGLEVGHDFSSPWWSWPLLSRPVWLYISRIGNAWASTIVAMGNPAVWWIGLVVMIDETFRMVKERFYSQVFLVVMFVLQWLPFVLISRSLFLYHYYPNVPILCLVISGRMVSAWNKKKKRINIILYFLIVASVFALYYPVITGIPIYNSLRSVLRILKGWSF; encoded by the coding sequence ATGATGATGCTTATTAAGAGAGAAACAGCGGTCGTTCTCACTTTATCTGTGATATTCCTCTTGTTGGCATCATGGAAACTGGGTCTCAATGAAATCCCATCCTCTGGATGGATGGCCTCTGAAACTGCCCAAGTAATAGTTGATCTACGATCTCAGATGGATGTCCATGAAGTCATATTTATGGTTCAGACCGATGAGCTACACCTAGAGATATCGTCAGGAGCACCCGGATCCTGGGAAAAAAGTATTGAAGCCTCTATTGAGGGTTATAACCAATGGAGGCGGGTCAGTGTGGATAGTCTCACGCGATTCTTGAGGATTAATTTCCAACGATCAGAGGGCGAGATTTTGGAGATAATAATTACGGGAGAAGACGGTCGCATCAGGGACCCAATGGTCAGGGGAGAAGATAACTGCTCAGATTCTTTTGAAGCTTTGACCGATGAACAGAACCTTGTCCAATTTCCGCTAACATACCTGTCCGAATCGATCTTTGATGAGGTTTATTATGTCAGGGCTGCAGTGGATTATCTTTCCAGACGGGACCCTTATGAGGACACTCATCCCCCATTGGGCAAACTTATCATCGCGTCGGGGATCTCGCTTTTTGGCAATAACCCATTTGGATGGCGAATCACAGGAGTCTTATTCTCCTCGGCAATGATACCGGTCATCTACCTTTTGGGTAAAGAGATCAGCGGGTTATGGCTGGGAGGGCTTTTCTCTGCTCTACTATTTGGGTTCGACTTCATGCGTTTCACAATGGGAAGGATGGCTACAATTGACACCTTTCTTGTCTTTTTCTCTATCGCATCACTACTATTTTTTTATAGGTACCTGAAAAAAGTACTTAAAGAGGGATGGGGCGCCTCACTATGGCCCCTCTTTGCGGCAATAATCCTGTCCAGTTTGAGTTTTGCCACAAAGTGGACTGCAGCATTAGGCTTAACAGCACAGTTTTTTACTCTAGGACTGATTCGCTTCGGTTTCATCAGACATGAGGATGGAAAAAAGCATGCAGGGGAGATTAATAGGAATGTTTTTTTAATTCTTCTAGGATTGTTTGCTACTTTTCTTTTGGTCTATTCCCTGACCTATATGCCATACATCAGTTTGGGGCATTCGTGGAAAGATGTGTTTGAAAGGCAGCTTTACATGCTCAGTTACCACTCTGGCTTGGAGGTTGGGCATGACTTCTCATCTCCCTGGTGGAGCTGGCCACTCTTGTCTAGGCCCGTCTGGCTCTATATTTCTAGAATAGGAAACGCGTGGGCCTCAACTATTGTGGCCATGGGTAATCCTGCAGTATGGTGGATTGGGCTTGTTGTAATGATTGACGAAACTTTTAGGATGGTGAAAGAGAGGTTTTACTCTCAAGTTTTTCTAGTGGTCATGTTTGTTTTACAATGGCTTCCGTTTGTCCTGATATCGAGGTCTCTGTTCTTGTACCATTACTATCCAAACGTTCCTATTCTGTGCCTAGTGATCTCTGGGCGGATGGTAAGTGCTTGGAATAAGAAGAAAAAAAGAATAAACATTATTTTATATTTCCTCATAGTTGCCTCAGTCTTTGCACTATATTACCCGGTTATCACTGGAATACCCATTTACAACTCCTTGAGATCAGTTCTAAGAATATTGAAAGGCTGGAGTTTCTAA
- a CDS encoding glycosyltransferase has product MVKIVATLPCYNDVAFLEKALNALKNKLLSYEGDFVVVIAEDGSTDGSAEIARSLALSDSNIFHLHNKSKLGRGLALMNAWERFDGQIYAYIDCDLATDMRSFPRLIRYIEEGNDLAIGSRYIEGAVTKRPFLRGFASKGYNLIIRLLFNSGIYDHQCGFKAFSRDMVIHILKESRDKHWFWDTEAIVLARRGGFKLMEFPVIWKEKKRSHTPLKRLLKDVLIHGKGLLKLLFR; this is encoded by the coding sequence TTGGTCAAGATAGTGGCCACCCTTCCGTGTTATAATGACGTTGCTTTCCTAGAGAAAGCTTTGAATGCTTTAAAAAACAAACTCTTGAGCTATGAAGGAGATTTTGTGGTTGTAATTGCTGAGGATGGCTCAACTGATGGCTCAGCCGAGATAGCTAGGAGCTTGGCATTATCGGATTCCAATATTTTCCATTTACACAACAAAAGTAAACTCGGAAGAGGCCTAGCGTTGATGAATGCTTGGGAGAGATTCGACGGCCAGATCTACGCGTATATTGATTGTGATTTAGCTACAGATATGAGATCCTTTCCAAGGCTAATAAGATACATTGAGGAAGGTAATGATCTAGCCATAGGGTCTCGATATATCGAAGGCGCAGTTACTAAACGACCGTTTCTGCGGGGGTTCGCGAGTAAGGGGTACAACCTTATCATTCGGCTTTTGTTCAACAGCGGTATCTATGATCATCAGTGTGGGTTCAAGGCTTTCTCCAGAGACATGGTGATCCACATACTGAAAGAGAGCCGTGATAAACATTGGTTCTGGGATACCGAGGCAATTGTGCTTGCTAGGCGAGGTGGATTCAAGCTCATGGAGTTCCCGGTGATATGGAAGGAGAAAAAAAGAAGCCATACCCCCCTTAAACGATTACTAAAGGATGTCTTGATCCATGGGAAGGGTCTATTAAAACTACTTTTCCGATAA
- a CDS encoding amidohydrolase, protein MTLIKADKVLVNGKIHNFSGSSITALAIYDSRIALLGSDNEILESAGPNTEVINLSGRLVTPGFIDTHVHPAMAGATMTGDIDFKTLQPKSILEFQEIVRKKVSETQKGCWIKGWGYDEERFTEARLPNRWEIDTIAPNNPVFLIQTCGHVATANSRALEIGKVSKDMDDPKQGIIDRNHNGEPTGVLRNRAQRLIKKHLPRNGHRRMKEDLRMALERLASYGVTSIHDAWAGPSLITLYQELLSEGRLPLRVGLIPPIANQFEGDYLSQLTSLGLKTGFGSHMIRFVGAKVALDGMLRSGTAALRENYVGKKGDMGLLTIDKDVLQDKVQTCHAAGIRVCIHAEGDRGIDTALDVIEMAKAENPEVNLRHRIEHFGLCYAEQINRMNKLGVIPSVSINFIRDIGEGYEKVLGPKRIEWVYPLKTLEDYGIIGSCNSDWPVSVGNPMIGIHSAVARKTWKENDLGVSQKVTVDEAVKAYTWNGAYASNEEEIKGSIEVGKFADLAVIDRDIFTVPVDIILEAKVDMTLLGGQIVYQRAI, encoded by the coding sequence TTGACTTTGATAAAAGCTGATAAAGTTCTCGTGAACGGAAAAATTCATAATTTTAGTGGGAGCTCCATCACAGCCCTCGCCATCTATGATTCACGTATTGCCCTTCTAGGCTCCGACAATGAGATACTAGAGTCTGCAGGTCCAAACACCGAGGTCATTAACCTAAGTGGACGTCTGGTAACCCCTGGTTTTATTGATACACATGTACATCCCGCTATGGCTGGGGCGACGATGACAGGGGACATCGACTTTAAGACACTGCAGCCTAAATCAATACTTGAATTCCAGGAGATCGTGAGAAAAAAAGTCTCTGAAACCCAAAAAGGGTGTTGGATTAAAGGCTGGGGATACGACGAAGAACGATTCACAGAGGCCAGACTCCCCAATCGCTGGGAGATAGACACTATTGCTCCTAATAACCCAGTTTTTCTGATCCAAACTTGTGGACACGTTGCAACAGCTAACTCCCGAGCTCTAGAAATTGGCAAGGTGTCCAAGGATATGGATGACCCGAAGCAAGGTATAATCGATAGAAACCACAACGGGGAACCCACAGGGGTCCTCAGGAATAGGGCTCAGCGTCTTATTAAGAAGCACCTTCCCAGAAATGGCCACCGGAGGATGAAAGAGGACTTAAGGATGGCTCTGGAAAGGCTAGCCTCCTATGGTGTGACGAGCATTCACGACGCCTGGGCAGGTCCCAGTCTAATCACGCTCTACCAGGAGCTTCTCTCTGAAGGAAGACTCCCCCTTAGGGTGGGTCTTATTCCTCCAATAGCCAACCAGTTTGAGGGAGACTATCTCTCGCAACTCACTTCTTTGGGGCTGAAAACAGGCTTTGGGAGCCATATGATCAGATTTGTGGGTGCGAAGGTAGCCCTAGACGGTATGCTTAGGAGCGGGACTGCGGCTCTCAGGGAAAACTATGTTGGAAAGAAGGGGGACATGGGGCTTCTCACCATTGACAAGGATGTTCTCCAGGATAAGGTACAAACTTGCCACGCTGCCGGTATCAGGGTTTGCATTCACGCAGAGGGGGATAGAGGCATCGACACAGCCCTTGATGTAATTGAGATGGCTAAAGCGGAGAATCCGGAAGTCAATCTCAGGCATCGAATTGAGCATTTCGGTCTCTGCTATGCTGAACAAATAAATAGAATGAATAAGCTTGGCGTCATTCCATCGGTCTCTATCAACTTTATCCGAGATATCGGTGAGGGCTATGAAAAAGTGCTGGGACCAAAGAGAATTGAGTGGGTATATCCCCTAAAAACACTGGAGGATTATGGCATTATAGGCTCGTGTAACTCCGATTGGCCTGTATCTGTGGGCAACCCAATGATAGGTATCCATTCAGCGGTCGCTAGGAAAACATGGAAAGAAAATGACCTCGGAGTGAGCCAGAAAGTAACTGTTGATGAGGCAGTGAAGGCTTACACCTGGAATGGAGCATATGCCTCCAACGAGGAGGAAATCAAGGGATCCATCGAGGTGGGAAAATTTGCAGACCTAGCAGTGATAGACCGGGACATCTTTACAGTTCCCGTTGATATTATCCTAGAGGCAAAGGTGGATATGACCCTCCTAGGGGGACAAATAGTCTACCAAAGAGCTATTTAA
- a CDS encoding nitroreductase produces the protein MDVMDAILKRRSTRSFTNKPVPNEVVERLLEAARWAPSGGNRQNWRFIEIRNPRRLDMIKMFSAGLKGDPTLIIAICGKISEPMNLLDIGMASENIMLEAVELGLGSCAIVSYSEGPVKQFLGVPDDLELILVLSIGYPDKIPKPRPKKPLNEIAFSEKFGEEFGS, from the coding sequence ATGGATGTAATGGACGCTATCTTGAAGAGACGCAGCACTCGATCTTTCACAAACAAACCGGTCCCAAATGAGGTCGTGGAAAGGCTGCTGGAGGCAGCCCGTTGGGCCCCCTCTGGTGGGAATAGACAGAATTGGAGGTTTATTGAGATTAGGAATCCTAGAAGGCTCGATATGATCAAGATGTTTTCAGCAGGTCTTAAGGGCGACCCTACACTCATTATCGCGATCTGCGGTAAGATCTCTGAGCCCATGAACCTCCTCGACATCGGGATGGCATCAGAAAACATAATGCTTGAGGCAGTTGAGTTAGGGCTTGGGAGTTGCGCCATCGTCTCCTATAGTGAGGGTCCTGTGAAACAGTTTTTGGGGGTACCTGACGACTTGGAGTTGATCCTAGTTCTCTCTATAGGATATCCCGATAAGATTCCAAAACCACGACCAAAGAAGCCACTGAATGAAATCGCCTTTAGTGAAAAATTTGGGGAGGAATTTGGTTCGTGA
- a CDS encoding amidohydrolase family protein, whose amino-acid sequence MIVDIHTHIGHHPLMDFKQEPEEILRDMEKYGIDVSIVMPFPSMKVQEVNDQISAVVQDHPDKLIGFGCINPTVDDARDEIARIVSMGLKGVMLDPEFHHIFGRGRSKLEELMVPCMENKLPVLFNNPNSETGESESMGRETFYNGLNQLAYKFPEVRLVVNTFWPRIKELVKVHRNIIIDTGGRNGITSGVGLVKDIGPTRICFGSESPQNHPGLGVKEIRTLTLAPVYRELLLGKNAKRLFADLF is encoded by the coding sequence ATGATTGTTGACATTCACACCCATATTGGTCACCACCCTTTAATGGACTTCAAGCAGGAGCCAGAGGAGATCCTAAGAGACATGGAAAAGTATGGCATTGACGTTTCAATCGTAATGCCATTCCCATCCATGAAGGTTCAGGAGGTCAATGATCAAATCTCTGCTGTAGTCCAAGATCATCCTGACAAGCTCATAGGCTTCGGCTGTATCAACCCCACCGTAGATGACGCAAGGGATGAGATCGCGAGGATAGTCAGCATGGGTCTAAAGGGCGTAATGCTGGATCCCGAATTCCACCATATATTCGGGAGAGGTAGATCGAAACTAGAGGAACTCATGGTCCCATGCATGGAAAACAAACTGCCTGTCCTCTTCAACAACCCAAATAGTGAAACAGGGGAAAGTGAGAGCATGGGAAGGGAGACATTCTACAATGGCCTTAACCAGCTGGCCTACAAGTTCCCGGAGGTAAGGCTGGTGGTCAATACTTTTTGGCCTAGGATAAAGGAGCTGGTAAAGGTCCACAGGAATATTATAATAGATACTGGAGGCAGGAACGGGATCACAAGCGGGGTGGGTCTTGTTAAAGACATAGGGCCAACACGTATCTGCTTCGGCTCTGAATCGCCTCAGAATCACCCAGGACTGGGGGTGAAGGAGATAAGAACCCTTACTCTGGCCCCAGTCTACCGAGAGCTCCTATTGGGTAAGAATGCAAAAAGGCTTTTTGCAGACCTCTTTTAA
- a CDS encoding amidohydrolase family protein, with translation MVVIDAHCHLSQRWTPVGPATLLIDDMDATGVEMAVVFGVFGDAEDNAFVAKSAREHPNRFIPLVNFDPRYEEVGLELVEKYLGEHKWKGVKVGHTHTVARYMYPMMEIAESYNSLVAIHSDHSIRNHPYIIGDIANSFPNVPTVILHMGGGTCFDSELLSTKIAEKNDNIYLETCYSNPYAIKQAVETIGPEKIIFGSDSSNGGYGSRFEKAGDYMELMLDAVRVADITPEQKAMVLGDSAANLLGI, from the coding sequence ATGGTTGTAATTGATGCTCATTGTCACCTTTCCCAGCGATGGACCCCAGTGGGACCAGCCACCCTTCTCATAGATGACATGGACGCTACAGGTGTTGAAATGGCGGTAGTTTTCGGAGTCTTCGGTGATGCCGAGGACAATGCTTTCGTGGCAAAGTCAGCCAGGGAGCACCCAAATAGATTCATCCCCTTGGTAAATTTCGACCCACGGTACGAAGAGGTCGGCCTCGAGCTGGTGGAGAAATATCTAGGGGAGCATAAGTGGAAGGGGGTGAAGGTGGGGCACACACACACTGTTGCACGGTATATGTACCCTATGATGGAGATAGCAGAGAGTTATAATTCGCTTGTAGCCATACACTCGGATCACAGCATTAGGAACCATCCCTATATCATCGGTGATATTGCCAACAGCTTCCCTAATGTGCCAACAGTCATATTACACATGGGCGGGGGGACTTGCTTCGACTCAGAACTCCTCAGCACCAAAATAGCAGAGAAGAACGACAACATCTACTTAGAAACCTGTTATTCAAACCCATACGCTATAAAGCAAGCGGTAGAGACCATCGGCCCTGAAAAGATAATTTTTGGTTCAGACTCCTCGAACGGAGGCTATGGAAGTAGGTTTGAGAAAGCAGGTGACTATATGGAGCTCATGTTAGATGCGGTCCGCGTTGCAGACATCACCCCAGAGCAGAAGGCTATGGTCCTCGGAGACTCTGCAGCGAATCTCTTGGGGATTTAG
- a CDS encoding M55 family metallopeptidase: MKVYISFDMEGVSGIAGGGMTGPNPSTPSAYPRGQRFSTDDVKAAIEGILEVDPDAEIWFNDAHGKSMNVYFEEFPENVKIVINSAELFDEALGIDESFDALICIGSHGHLIQQDGVLSHIWDVRELEYNGKSITETGLNASLAGHYKVPLVMISGDEDSMAYISENIGTGFATAAVKKGIGRYAAVSVHPKMAQKLIKAAVIDGLKRRDEIAPFEFENPITVDITYKDHGGAFNNMFFMPQDERISGDKVRFIATNAKEAYYGFLARDKLSKNK, translated from the coding sequence ATGAAAGTATACATTTCATTCGATATGGAAGGCGTCTCTGGGATAGCGGGAGGGGGAATGACTGGGCCAAATCCTAGCACACCCTCGGCCTATCCAAGGGGTCAGAGGTTCTCAACTGACGATGTTAAGGCGGCTATCGAGGGAATTCTTGAAGTCGACCCGGATGCGGAGATCTGGTTTAATGATGCTCATGGGAAATCGATGAACGTTTATTTCGAGGAGTTCCCCGAGAACGTCAAGATAGTTATTAACTCGGCGGAGCTCTTTGACGAGGCCCTAGGAATAGACGAGTCTTTCGATGCCCTCATCTGTATCGGCTCTCACGGCCACCTAATTCAGCAGGACGGTGTGCTTAGCCATATATGGGATGTTAGGGAGCTAGAGTATAATGGGAAGAGCATAACCGAAACAGGGCTAAATGCCTCTCTGGCGGGACATTATAAGGTGCCTCTCGTTATGATCTCTGGTGATGAAGATAGCATGGCGTACATATCTGAAAATATTGGGACAGGTTTCGCGACCGCCGCAGTAAAGAAAGGGATAGGAAGGTATGCTGCGGTTTCCGTCCATCCAAAGATGGCTCAAAAGCTCATTAAGGCAGCGGTTATCGACGGCCTAAAGAGGCGCGACGAGATAGCTCCATTCGAGTTTGAGAACCCTATCACGGTGGATATCACCTACAAGGATCATGGTGGGGCCTTTAACAACATGTTCTTCATGCCACAGGACGAGCGGATTTCAGGAGACAAAGTCAGGTTCATAGCTACAAACGCCAAAGAGGCATACTACGGCTTCCTTGCCAGGGACAAATTAAGCAAGAATAAATAG